One genomic segment of Sminthopsis crassicaudata isolate SCR6 chromosome 2, ASM4859323v1, whole genome shotgun sequence includes these proteins:
- the LOC141557471 gene encoding cathepsin 8-like, with translation MRLFFCLVSLFLGLSYCLPTRNTKLDTEWELFKSTYGRNYTKEEDPFRRKIWEQNLKLIKEHNHQYNVGNQSYYLEMNAFGDKVCISQSGRQSTFAMLAWH, from the exons ATGAGACTATTCTTTTGTCTTGTTTCCCTTTTCTTGGGACTTTCATATTGTCTTCCAACAAGAAACACAAAGCTGGACACAGAATGGGAACTGTTTAAGTCCACCTATGGGAGGAATTATACTAAG gAAGAGGATCCttttaggagaaaaatatgggAGCAGAACTTGAAGTTGATTAAGGAGCACAATCACCAGTATAATGTGGGGAATCAGAGTTACTACCTAGAAATGAATGCTTTTGGGGACAAG GTTTGCATCAGTCAATCTGGAAGGCAGTCAACTTTTGCGATG